The sequence below is a genomic window from Montipora capricornis isolate CH-2021 chromosome 14, ASM3666992v2, whole genome shotgun sequence.
TGTAACTCTGTAGCTACTGGAAGGCCATATTTCGTACAGTTTTTAGCATTTCAGACAATGTGCTCATCATGGCCATATTCAtggcttgttgttgttgctgctgctgcaaATGCATCTGCTGCATTTGCTGTTGCTGCTGCAACAATGCGCCATGAAACTGTTCCTGCTGCTTGAGCTCATTTTCGTTGATCTCCATCTCTCGTTTCTTCTCCTCCCTGCGGGTAGTTATACTTTGTTCCATTATCTCAACCAGGCTTCTCTGAGACTTTCTTCTGGAGGGCCCTGCCTCTTCTTTATCACTATCAGCCTCTTCgacctttcttttcttcttcgcACTCAACCTCTCCGTGGCCTTTCTCCTCATTTCTTCTGCTACTGCCTTCTCATCATCCACTTTCTCTTCCCTCTCCTTCTCCCAGTCAAGTATCAGCTCATGGTAATCTGTCAATAGCTGCTGATTCTCATTATACTCCACATCAACTCCACTGTCTCTCTTctccttcttttctttctctaaAAAGTCTTTATATAGTTTGGTGAACCTCTTTCTTACTGAGCGTTTTGTCACTTTCATTCCCTCGTTGGCCAGATTTTTTGAGATCTTGTCCCAAGATGATCCCCTTTCCTTGGAGCCAATGGCATGCTGGTGAGGCTGCTCTAATACCACCTCTTTTAGTAAAGCGATGTCATGCTGTGCCTTAAAGATAAAGAGCTCTCTTTTGGTGGTCATTTTTATCTATAAGAATAAAGGATGTAATGCATAATCACTTACATTATAACAGCAATTGTTTTGATAGAACACATAAGTGATGTAAAATTCAGCTCAATGCCTTTCCCCTACATTGGAGGTTCTCTATTTTTTCCTGGTTGTACAGGACGTTTAATATTTCAAGTTTTAGTTGTTTCTTTCACGTCTGAAACGTTTTTGGCATCTACATCTAACTGTAACAACGAcacaaatttcaaaatcaaacgAATAAAAACACTTCCCTGCAAGAAAAAGTATCTGAAGGTATTTCCTGATCTTTCTTCCCTTTCTTTTAGCcggtaaaagaaacaaaagtacGCTATTTCGAGCCTCAGCTCAGCAAGGGAAGAACGATTATAAAACGCTGCAGGGTGCACAAATACACGAGAAAGGGAAGCACACAAATTACAAAAGGGAGGGAAACActtcaaacggaaaaatagaaCTTTGATAATAACGATTATCTCTGCTTATTTAACAACCAAACAACCAAACAAATCAACAAgctcatcaaaaaaaaaaaactcttggcAAGAGAAAAATAATGAATTAAACAGAAGTTTCTCTTGTTTTCGTCCATTTtcgagacaaaaaaaaaacaattcgtaTTTTTCAAAGGTTGAAAGACTAACATCTTTCATTTCTGTTTCACTTAATTGCTCCCCGCAATGGTCGTAAagctttcaataaatattttgaCAAAGTATTAAGAATTAATGCTCTAGCATTCTCAATTTAAAACGCAGTTCGCAACATACCAACTTGGCCTAGCTTGTTTACATAACAAAGCGACAAAAAATCAGCTTTTCTCTCTTCATTTGTTTCAAATTGGATATCGAAAGTACAGTTTACACGactgaaaatgttttttatgtcttttgaaagataaaagcattgtcaacaataaataaaacttACCTAAAAAAAACTGGTTTCGCGAGGGCGACTTGTTAACAAAAACTCGTCGTCGACCTCTTGGGGAGGACGAGTTTTTCAGGTTGTGTGACCGTGACAGACctagtgcgcatgctcagtaagCGCGCGCGGCAAAACTGGTCCTGGTCCTGGTCCTGGTTCTCGGATCTAAAGGTCtctagtgtcaaatggagtattgccttctggatgagctctaaacttgagcccgtgatatggttacgtgtactggtcacattggcatacatgaaggggcggacggacgtacggacgtacgtacgtatgtacgtacgtacgttcatgacgtcatggctataaaagcaaactttctcacatcgatgggttaacatattttcttaactatggtgctccgcgcgcgcacgccttcggcgcgcgcggagctccgctaaaaaaagaatagcgcttttaaggcctggccaaacgctcgcaacatctcaacgcaacatcttgcaacattgttgggcgcaacatgttgcgtacttttggccaccctgttgcgatatgttgcgatgtgttgca
It includes:
- the LOC138033157 gene encoding GRB10-interacting GYF protein 2-like; this translates as MTTKRELFIFKAQHDIALLKEVVLEQPHQHAIGSKERGSSWDKISKNLANEGMKVTKRSVRKRFTKLYKDFLEKEKKEKRDSGVDVEYNENQQLLTDYHELILDWEKEREEKVDDEKAVAEEMRRKATERLSAKKKRKVEEADSDKEEAGPSRRKSQRSLVEIMEQSITTRREEKKREMEINENELKQQEQFHGALLQQQQQMQQMHLQQQQQQQAMNMAMMSTLSEMLKTVRNMAFQ